The following proteins are co-located in the Siansivirga zeaxanthinifaciens CC-SAMT-1 genome:
- a CDS encoding AlbA family DNA-binding domain-containing protein has protein sequence MSKQLTPEDIKSIVQSGEGYNAEFKIRVPNKVKEITEELCAFANSAGGVLLIGVSDDNVIHSVSIDNGKRSAIQNSINEINPHLPTDFYAVEIDGKTVWVIEVNTGIQKPYALSGAIYVRQGPNTQKLTTVEQMRDFFQQSDRIYFDEAPCADFDLAKDIDQNWFEEFRLQSGLSKAVSQEQIINNLKLVLPNGSVKNGGVLFFGNAPEQFIDTAVIRCIAFDGTNKTNIIDDKVYGGALMKQYEQAMQWLKGKLSVRYEIEGSGPRKEIWEIPETAFKEAIINALSHRDYYDKGARITIELFKDRVEISNPGGLTSAISLAEFGTKSHSRNPLIFGLFVRIQMVEQVGSGIGRIRDLMKTAKLPEPQFKTDGMFTVVFQRTMEDTVEKTVEEVNLSSTAKKILDLIKQHPSVTTKELAEAIGITDKGVEYNLSKLQKDDIIYREGSRKSGVWKLKNQTRE, from the coding sequence ATGAGCAAACAACTCACACCCGAAGACATCAAAAGCATTGTGCAATCCGGAGAAGGTTACAATGCCGAGTTTAAAATACGTGTGCCTAATAAGGTAAAAGAGATTACTGAGGAACTTTGTGCTTTTGCCAACTCTGCCGGAGGTGTGTTGTTAATTGGTGTGAGTGATGACAATGTAATTCATAGTGTTTCAATAGACAACGGTAAGCGGTCTGCTATTCAAAATTCTATTAATGAGATTAATCCCCATTTGCCTACCGATTTTTATGCTGTTGAAATAGATGGAAAAACGGTTTGGGTAATTGAAGTAAACACGGGTATTCAAAAACCTTACGCCCTGTCAGGTGCTATTTATGTAAGGCAAGGACCAAACACGCAAAAACTCACCACAGTAGAACAAATGCGTGATTTTTTCCAGCAGTCGGATCGTATTTATTTTGATGAAGCTCCCTGTGCTGATTTTGATCTTGCTAAGGATATTGACCAAAATTGGTTTGAAGAATTTAGGCTGCAAAGCGGTTTGTCGAAAGCCGTTAGTCAAGAGCAAATCATAAATAACTTAAAATTAGTATTGCCTAATGGTAGCGTAAAAAACGGTGGAGTTTTGTTTTTTGGAAATGCACCAGAGCAATTTATTGATACGGCTGTAATTCGTTGTATAGCCTTTGATGGGACAAACAAAACCAACATTATTGACGATAAGGTTTACGGTGGAGCCTTAATGAAGCAATACGAACAAGCCATGCAATGGCTAAAAGGCAAACTTTCTGTTCGTTATGAAATTGAAGGCAGTGGACCAAGAAAAGAAATTTGGGAAATCCCCGAAACTGCTTTTAAAGAAGCCATCATCAATGCCTTATCGCATCGAGATTATTACGATAAAGGAGCAAGAATAACCATAGAGTTATTTAAAGACCGAGTTGAAATCAGCAATCCCGGAGGTTTAACCAGTGCCATTTCTTTAGCTGAATTTGGAACAAAGAGCCATAGCCGAAATCCACTCATATTTGGTTTGTTTGTACGTATTCAAATGGTAGAGCAAGTAGGTTCGGGTATTGGAAGAATTAGAGATTTAATGAAAACAGCCAAGCTCCCTGAACCTCAATTTAAAACAGACGGTATGTTTACGGTGGTGTTCCAAAGAACTATGGAAGACACTGTGGAGAAAACTGTGGAAGAAGTTAATTTAAGCTCTACCGCAAAAAAAATACTGGATTTAATAAAACAGCATCCTAGTGTTACAACTAAGGAATTAGCTGAGGCTATTGGTATTACAGACAAAGGGGTTGAGTACAATTTATCAAAACTTCAAAAGGATGATATTATTTACCGAGAAGGCTCAAGAAAATCAGGTGTTTGGAAATTGAAAAATCAAACTAGGGAATAA
- a CDS encoding DUF2779 domain-containing protein produces the protein MKTDFSKILSKSDFKVARCCPTKLYYKKNGYQSANDGNEYMEYLAEGGYAVGKLATLHFPEGIRIQNELGLESAITQTKEELQKENVILFEPALLTEGKVAAIDILVKQGNRFEIIEVKSKGFDSDNPKFDKGWDEYLEDIAFQKELLQEVFPDAHIDCFLFVPDKAKRTKIDGLNALFELKEVETHNKFKFYEIEFIGDPELIRKDDFMVKVDVNDEVKKRSPIIKNAIKVYCESLQQGTKIQENLNISCFSCEYNAGEDKNGYHECWKGMPEPELHIRDVYRLGNIKENKESVANALIGEKKLDVDTLPEKAFEGVWGERRLIQINNTKAQSEWIARELKEEINSWKYPLHFIDFETCITALPFHKGMRPYEMSAFQWSCHTIKQPGAEPIHSEWLNTDPKFPSFAFAESLMNKVGYDGTLLMWSSHENTTLRNIYYQMEEYNQSIPGLKRWLEYVVKFDKNGAGAFVDMNDLALKYYFHPVMKGRTSIKVTLPAVLAANNSKRTENWLSNFDENINLLHRGEDGIIENPYKHLPPIDLLENAEKVNEGTGAMRAYEDMLFGISKHQPEIKKAYKEALLRYCKLDTLAMVIIWEHWRNLK, from the coding sequence ATGAAAACCGATTTTTCAAAAATATTATCCAAATCCGATTTTAAGGTAGCTCGTTGCTGCCCAACTAAGCTGTATTACAAGAAAAACGGCTACCAATCTGCCAATGATGGTAACGAATACATGGAATACCTTGCCGAAGGTGGTTATGCCGTTGGTAAATTGGCTACACTTCATTTTCCGGAAGGTATTCGCATACAAAACGAACTCGGACTAGAGAGTGCAATTACTCAAACCAAAGAAGAACTACAAAAAGAAAACGTAATCCTTTTTGAACCGGCATTGTTAACGGAAGGCAAAGTTGCTGCCATTGATATATTAGTCAAGCAAGGCAATCGTTTTGAGATTATAGAGGTGAAGTCAAAAGGCTTTGATTCCGATAACCCAAAATTTGACAAAGGTTGGGATGAATATCTAGAGGATATTGCTTTTCAAAAAGAGCTTTTACAGGAAGTATTTCCGGATGCTCATATCGACTGTTTTCTGTTTGTTCCGGACAAAGCCAAACGAACCAAAATAGATGGCTTAAACGCTTTGTTTGAACTCAAAGAAGTTGAAACTCATAATAAGTTTAAGTTTTACGAAATTGAATTTATTGGTGATCCTGAACTTATCCGAAAGGATGATTTTATGGTGAAGGTGGATGTAAATGATGAAGTAAAAAAACGCAGCCCCATCATTAAAAATGCCATCAAGGTCTATTGTGAAAGTTTGCAGCAAGGCACTAAAATTCAGGAGAATTTGAATATAAGTTGCTTCTCTTGTGAATACAATGCAGGAGAAGATAAAAACGGCTACCATGAATGTTGGAAGGGAATGCCGGAACCGGAATTACATATCAGAGATGTTTACCGTTTGGGGAATATCAAAGAAAACAAGGAATCCGTTGCTAATGCTTTAATTGGAGAAAAGAAACTAGATGTAGATACCTTGCCTGAAAAAGCTTTTGAAGGCGTTTGGGGTGAACGCAGATTGATACAGATTAACAATACCAAAGCTCAATCAGAATGGATTGCAAGGGAATTGAAAGAGGAAATCAACTCGTGGAAATATCCGCTGCATTTTATCGACTTTGAAACCTGTATTACGGCATTACCTTTTCACAAAGGCATGCGACCGTATGAAATGAGTGCTTTCCAGTGGAGTTGCCATACCATTAAACAACCCGGAGCGGAACCGATTCATAGTGAATGGCTCAATACCGATCCGAAATTCCCAAGCTTTGCCTTTGCCGAAAGTTTGATGAATAAAGTCGGTTATGATGGTACACTTTTGATGTGGAGCTCGCATGAGAATACCACCTTGCGAAACATCTATTACCAAATGGAAGAGTACAACCAATCTATTCCGGGATTAAAACGATGGTTGGAATACGTTGTGAAATTTGATAAAAATGGAGCCGGAGCCTTTGTGGACATGAACGACTTGGCATTGAAATATTACTTCCATCCAGTTATGAAGGGACGTACCAGTATCAAAGTAACGCTGCCGGCTGTTTTGGCTGCCAACAATTCTAAACGCACCGAAAACTGGCTGTCAAATTTTGATGAAAACATCAATTTATTGCATCGTGGCGAAGACGGAATAATCGAGAACCCATACAAACATTTGCCACCCATAGACTTGTTGGAAAATGCAGAAAAGGTTAACGAAGGAACCGGAGCTATGAGAGCTTATGAAGATATGCTCTTTGGCATCAGTAAACACCAACCGGAAATAAAAAAAGCCTACAAAGAGGCTTTATTACGCTATTGCAAACTGGATACGCTTGCCATGGTGATTATTTGGGAGCATTGGAGGAATTTGAAATAA
- a CDS encoding YncE family protein, producing the protein MNSKQKIGLLGALAVVGTGYFLFKNDKDKKPITNLDKETKLHGDDTESNFIGISNARIHQALMAQNPNYAKAYKKDLKTWGTVSGVIDVSNDFDEAKRKKRKLKAFAQKALEVEKNYKEKAAHLPEISKTQITLTNNGTSVRTINLWGSNMGTSISKPLPGDVQDHKVNQEVQTGVHPQNVGFNPFNGLLYVANQLSDSITIMDTSGAIVKTVALGSVYPGFVSPVDVAFNPSNGEAWVVCSVENTVRILDATHNIVQTIPVGNRPTSIAYNPDNECFYVSNLLDNTLSKIDSTSYNVVTTLNTGEDPRTVSVWNEQGSVWVSNSSSDSVSVFDTADNLIGEINATGDYPTEFTTTSNSLFLIAKNSNELLELNPQTQNIENTYPLGFQPSGIIYNPVNGFLYVLSNQTGLTYIYSTNGTLSETLSLNNASNIGITALPSGEVFTTNTSGSNLAFIGYSESSSDITINESYPEKRAEFQFKPALVKHAKFVFSDENRASGLKLIHQSPTGKQHVTPISFNNYKSPQNYLDVAEITAVRGDVIDGKSTWEFKIAPGQTITILVYYKQLQFKYLIPTIKN; encoded by the coding sequence ATGAACAGCAAGCAGAAAATAGGGTTATTGGGAGCTTTGGCGGTGGTTGGCACAGGTTATTTCCTTTTCAAAAACGATAAGGACAAAAAGCCAATAACTAACTTGGACAAAGAAACTAAGTTGCATGGTGATGATACCGAAAGCAACTTTATTGGCATTTCCAATGCTCGTATTCATCAGGCATTAATGGCTCAAAACCCCAACTATGCTAAAGCCTATAAAAAGGACTTAAAAACATGGGGAACAGTATCGGGCGTGATAGATGTTTCCAATGACTTTGATGAAGCCAAACGCAAGAAAAGGAAATTAAAAGCCTTCGCCCAAAAAGCATTGGAAGTTGAAAAGAACTACAAGGAAAAGGCAGCTCATTTACCTGAAATATCCAAAACACAAATTACCCTTACCAATAATGGTACTTCGGTTAGAACCATCAATTTGTGGGGATCTAACATGGGTACTTCAATCAGTAAACCATTGCCCGGAGATGTTCAGGATCACAAAGTAAACCAAGAAGTACAGACTGGTGTACATCCTCAAAATGTAGGCTTCAACCCATTCAATGGCTTGCTGTATGTAGCCAATCAGTTGAGTGATAGTATTACTATCATGGACACATCGGGAGCAATTGTAAAAACCGTTGCTTTGGGTAGTGTTTATCCCGGTTTTGTTTCTCCGGTGGATGTTGCCTTTAACCCTTCCAATGGAGAAGCATGGGTAGTATGTTCGGTTGAGAATACAGTTAGAATACTGGATGCTACACACAATATTGTTCAAACCATTCCGGTTGGCAATCGACCAACTTCCATTGCCTACAATCCTGATAATGAATGTTTTTATGTAAGCAATTTATTGGATAATACGCTTTCCAAAATTGACAGTACTAGCTACAATGTAGTGACAACTTTAAATACTGGAGAGGATCCAAGAACAGTTTCGGTGTGGAATGAGCAAGGATCGGTTTGGGTAAGCAATTCAAGTTCAGATTCGGTGAGTGTATTCGATACAGCCGACAACCTGATTGGTGAAATTAATGCCACAGGAGATTATCCGACTGAGTTTACCACAACCTCAAACAGTCTGTTTTTAATAGCCAAGAACAGTAATGAATTACTGGAGCTCAATCCACAAACCCAAAATATTGAGAACACTTATCCATTAGGATTTCAACCCAGTGGAATCATTTATAATCCGGTTAATGGATTTTTATACGTGTTGAGCAATCAAACAGGCTTAACCTATATCTATTCCACTAATGGAACGCTTTCAGAAACATTGTCGCTGAACAATGCATCAAACATTGGTATAACGGCATTGCCAAGTGGTGAGGTATTTACGACCAACACAAGTGGTAGCAATCTTGCATTTATCGGTTATTCCGAAAGCAGTAGCGACATCACCATTAATGAAAGTTATCCTGAAAAACGAGCAGAATTTCAGTTCAAACCTGCATTGGTGAAGCATGCCAAGTTTGTGTTTTCAGATGAAAACCGAGCAAGTGGCTTAAAACTGATTCACCAAAGTCCAACAGGGAAACAACACGTTACCCCGATTTCATTCAACAATTACAAAAGTCCGCAAAACTACCTCGATGTAGCGGAAATAACAGCCGTTCGTGGTGATGTGATTGATGGTAAATCGACATGGGAGTTTAAGATAGCTCCCGGACAGACCATTACAATTTTGGTCTATTACAAACAGCTTCAATTCAAATATTTAATACCAACAATTAAAAATTAA
- a CDS encoding M48 family metallopeptidase — MMELQSLQYGSSTIEYELSFQERKTLGIKVYPDCTVKVLAPLDSNSDKIESKVKEKARWIIKQQNEFLSYHPLTPPRKFINGETHLYLGRQYRLKVEIGNKNEVKLYRGRLIVTQKPESNTEQILNDWYRQKAVIHFRETLEKVFPKFTKYKIDFPELSIRIMPTRWGSCTPQGKVILNPELIKAPKGSIEYVIVHELCHLIEHNHTSAFYNLQEKMLPDWKKWKEVLEHSLV, encoded by the coding sequence ATGATGGAGCTTCAAAGTTTACAATATGGCAGCTCTACCATCGAATATGAGTTGAGCTTTCAGGAACGAAAAACGCTTGGAATAAAAGTGTATCCCGATTGTACAGTTAAGGTTTTGGCTCCATTAGATAGCAATTCTGATAAAATTGAATCCAAGGTCAAGGAAAAGGCTAGGTGGATCATTAAGCAGCAAAATGAATTCCTATCCTACCATCCGCTAACTCCACCGAGGAAGTTTATCAATGGTGAAACCCATTTATACTTGGGACGACAATACCGACTTAAAGTTGAAATTGGGAACAAGAATGAGGTAAAGCTTTATCGAGGAAGATTAATTGTTACTCAAAAGCCTGAAAGTAATACGGAACAGATTTTAAATGATTGGTACAGACAAAAAGCAGTCATTCACTTTCGAGAAACATTGGAGAAAGTATTCCCGAAATTCACCAAGTACAAGATTGATTTTCCGGAACTGTCAATCCGAATAATGCCAACTCGTTGGGGAAGCTGTACTCCACAAGGCAAGGTGATTTTAAACCCTGAGTTGATTAAGGCTCCAAAAGGCAGTATTGAGTATGTTATTGTACATGAGCTATGCCATTTGATTGAGCATAACCATACTTCGGCATTCTACAACCTACAAGAGAAAATGCTCCCTGACTGGAAAAAATGGAAAGAAGTGTTGGAGCATAGTTTGGTTTAA
- a CDS encoding nucleotidyl transferase AbiEii/AbiGii toxin family protein gives MIKAHCFTKEWIKGFKQQRHLKRINPPILEKMIHALSLLQQLKAHGLDFTFKGGTSLVLLLAKSRRFSVDIDIITTQSREEVEAILNKVVANSHFNKWELQDRRSYKEGVPKAHYEFDYESSLNQSAHFVLLDILFEQTDYPRLLAAPIQSEWIESEDVLEVAVPSIESILGDKLTAFAPNTVGILYGKDKEQEIIKQLFDIGCLFDEAENVEEIALSFEKIGAKEINYRELEIGLGDILDDIFTTSLLIAKRTKNTEEPDKTRFTELTTGIRRFEGFLIAENFKIEDAILAAGKAAYLAKQLKNKDHSAIEKFNGQDISKLEITGELNFLNKLKKSRDKAAFFYWYKALN, from the coding sequence ATGATAAAAGCACATTGTTTTACCAAAGAATGGATCAAGGGCTTTAAGCAGCAAAGGCATTTGAAGCGTATCAATCCTCCGATACTGGAGAAAATGATACACGCCCTTTCCTTATTGCAGCAGCTCAAAGCTCATGGTTTGGATTTCACTTTTAAAGGTGGAACAAGCCTTGTGTTATTGCTTGCAAAATCAAGACGATTTTCGGTAGATATTGACATCATTACCACCCAAAGTCGAGAAGAAGTAGAAGCTATCCTGAACAAAGTTGTGGCTAACTCACATTTCAACAAGTGGGAGCTGCAAGATAGAAGAAGCTACAAAGAAGGCGTTCCGAAAGCTCATTACGAATTTGATTATGAATCGAGCCTCAATCAAAGTGCTCACTTTGTATTGTTGGACATACTTTTTGAGCAAACCGATTACCCAAGGCTATTAGCAGCTCCTATACAATCAGAATGGATTGAATCCGAAGATGTATTGGAAGTAGCTGTTCCATCTATTGAATCCATTTTAGGAGATAAACTCACAGCATTTGCACCAAATACCGTTGGAATCCTATATGGAAAGGACAAAGAACAGGAAATCATTAAGCAGCTTTTTGATATTGGCTGTCTGTTTGATGAAGCGGAAAACGTAGAGGAAATTGCATTGAGCTTTGAGAAAATTGGAGCAAAGGAAATCAACTACCGTGAACTGGAAATTGGCTTAGGGGATATACTGGATGATATTTTCACCACTTCTTTGCTCATAGCCAAACGAACCAAAAATACCGAAGAGCCGGACAAAACAAGGTTTACCGAACTCACTACCGGAATACGCAGGTTTGAAGGCTTTTTAATTGCTGAAAACTTCAAAATAGAAGATGCTATACTCGCAGCAGGTAAAGCAGCTTACCTCGCAAAACAATTAAAGAACAAAGACCATTCAGCCATAGAGAAATTTAACGGTCAGGACATCAGCAAACTGGAAATTACAGGAGAACTGAACTTCCTGAACAAACTCAAAAAGTCGAGAGACAAAGCAGCATTTTTCTATTGGTATAAGGCGTTGAATTAA
- a CDS encoding DUF6577 family protein has protein sequence MTKFIEKQLIETFKNETQFDRDELFAFLKQFDPEMTETALSWRIHDLLNKNIIKSVKRGVYSISNSKKYVPAISDKLVKLSKIVAKEFDDLDYCLWSTEWFNDFTRHQIGTFFYLLEVERDFVEEVFNAYSESKQFRVYLDPNEDIMERYVESEISIVIKPLISRSPKQKVSIKPKSKDKIQVPTLEKMLVDVFCDPVTFYTVQGSEMETLFENALKRYHVNFSRMLNYAKRRKKEPQLKAYMSEHFGDLLKDILE, from the coding sequence ATGACAAAGTTCATAGAGAAACAGCTAATAGAGACTTTTAAGAACGAAACTCAATTCGATCGGGATGAGCTATTCGCCTTTTTAAAGCAATTCGATCCGGAAATGACCGAAACGGCTTTGTCATGGCGTATCCATGACTTACTAAATAAGAACATCATTAAATCCGTAAAACGAGGGGTTTATAGTATTTCTAATAGTAAAAAGTATGTTCCTGCCATTTCAGACAAACTTGTAAAGCTCTCAAAAATTGTAGCCAAGGAATTTGACGACCTAGATTACTGCTTATGGAGTACTGAATGGTTTAATGATTTTACAAGACATCAAATAGGAACCTTCTTTTACTTGTTAGAAGTGGAAAGAGACTTTGTAGAAGAAGTATTCAATGCCTATTCTGAATCCAAGCAGTTTAGGGTGTATCTCGATCCTAACGAGGACATCATGGAAAGGTATGTGGAAAGTGAAATTTCCATCGTTATTAAACCTCTAATCAGTCGTTCTCCAAAGCAGAAAGTTTCCATAAAACCCAAATCAAAGGATAAAATTCAGGTTCCGACTTTAGAAAAAATGTTGGTGGATGTGTTTTGCGATCCTGTAACATTTTATACGGTTCAAGGGAGTGAAATGGAAACACTATTTGAAAATGCCCTGAAAAGGTATCACGTCAATTTTAGTCGAATGCTGAATTACGCTAAGAGAAGAAAAAAAGAGCCTCAATTGAAAGCGTACATGAGTGAGCATTTTGGAGATTTATTAAAAGATATTTTAGAATGA
- a CDS encoding type I restriction endonuclease subunit R → MEITPSFIEDHISQIPALKLLMNLGWKYLTPEQALEGRTHRTSNVLLEGVLKEQLQKINKIEYRQKEFPFSETNINNAILALRDLPIQDGFMAANKFYYELITLGKSFEQTVLGDKKSFSFKYIDWENPENNVYHVTEEYSVLRHERNDHYRPDIILFVNGIPMVVIECKSPKIKDPVDKAIEQHLRNQQEDGIRSLYYYSNLTLALATNEARYGTTATRKEFWGVWKEVFKKKESLAEWEDHIYEIKHKSLEDNERTALFKERFKYVWSYFEKLEANEQTITEQDKLLFSFCQPTRLLDIVLNFTLYDSGDKKVARYQQYFAVRNTLKKIVKKDSKGKHEGGVIWHTQGSGKSLTMAMLAQLVASHPEIKNPKILLVTDRIDLDDQITETFKKCNVPVENAQTGKHLVELIKSPGDAVITTLIHKFEAAVNQSKEGFESSEIYVLIDEGHRSQYGSFNVKMQKVFPNACFIAFTGTPLMKKEKSTASKFGGIIDVYSITDAVEDGAVVPLLYEGRHNLIEVNEKPLDAFFDKVSEPLTDYGKANLKRKYSSKNVLNKADQVIFARAWDIAEHYTQNVQGITFGSLKAKGQLVAPNKTTAIKYREYLKETKKVSCEVLISAPDVRENYDDAFEESEDLVLKFWKSMMDKYNKAEAYEKFIINSFKKQEHPEIIIVVDKLLTGFDAPNNYVLYLTRSLREHTLLQAIARVNRLAPGKEHGVIIDYYGNLENLDTALETYSGENDYDESDLQGTVTNINEEIAKLPQAHSEVWDIFKGITNKYDEPAYEELLSDEATRHSFYEKVSVFTRLLKLALSSYEFSTKTPERQIIKYKKDAKFFLALRVSVKRRYSDDIDYKEYEPQVQKLIDKHITTDGDILRLTELVNIFDKEEREAEVEKLTSKAAKADHIASRTIRAINVKMNEDPVFFKKLSKLIKETIEDYHQHRIDEAEYLKKAKSLEDQFLNGQRDNVPEELRGNDTGIAFYNLIGEIFDAELGNQSNVGAEMAKGIVDVIKSIVYENNKVIVDWQNKTDIEGQIKIAIDDYVFDLKSKYDIELSFDKIDQFVEEGLSVAKIKFV, encoded by the coding sequence ATGGAAATAACACCATCATTTATAGAAGACCATATATCGCAAATTCCGGCACTTAAACTGCTGATGAATTTGGGGTGGAAATATTTAACCCCTGAACAAGCGTTAGAAGGTCGTACCCATAGAACTTCTAATGTATTACTGGAGGGAGTGTTAAAAGAGCAGCTTCAAAAAATAAATAAGATTGAATACAGGCAAAAGGAATTCCCCTTTTCAGAAACTAATATCAACAATGCTATTCTGGCACTAAGAGACCTTCCAATTCAGGACGGTTTTATGGCTGCCAATAAATTCTATTATGAGCTGATTACTTTGGGTAAAAGCTTTGAGCAAACCGTATTGGGTGATAAAAAGAGCTTTTCATTTAAGTATATAGACTGGGAAAATCCGGAGAATAACGTCTATCATGTAACGGAAGAATACAGTGTGTTACGCCACGAGCGAAATGACCATTATAGACCGGATATTATTCTTTTCGTGAATGGTATTCCTATGGTGGTGATAGAATGCAAAAGCCCTAAAATTAAGGATCCGGTAGATAAAGCCATCGAACAACATCTTCGCAATCAGCAGGAAGATGGAATACGTTCTCTCTATTACTATTCTAATTTAACCTTAGCACTTGCAACGAATGAGGCAAGGTATGGCACAACCGCAACACGAAAAGAATTTTGGGGTGTTTGGAAGGAAGTCTTTAAAAAGAAGGAAAGTCTTGCTGAATGGGAAGATCATATCTATGAAATAAAACATAAAAGCCTAGAGGATAACGAACGAACAGCCCTGTTCAAAGAACGCTTCAAATATGTGTGGAGTTATTTTGAAAAACTGGAAGCAAACGAACAAACAATTACCGAACAGGATAAACTACTTTTTAGCTTTTGTCAGCCAACTAGATTACTCGACATCGTATTAAATTTCACACTATATGATAGTGGGGATAAAAAAGTGGCTCGTTACCAACAATACTTTGCAGTTCGCAACACCTTAAAAAAGATAGTTAAAAAAGATAGTAAAGGGAAACATGAAGGAGGTGTAATATGGCATACTCAGGGAAGTGGTAAGTCATTAACTATGGCAATGCTCGCTCAATTAGTAGCCTCGCATCCTGAAATAAAGAACCCCAAAATTCTATTGGTTACCGACCGTATTGATTTGGATGATCAGATAACGGAAACTTTTAAAAAGTGTAACGTGCCGGTGGAGAATGCTCAAACAGGTAAGCATTTAGTAGAACTAATTAAAAGTCCGGGAGATGCCGTGATTACAACTTTAATCCACAAGTTTGAAGCAGCAGTTAACCAATCCAAAGAAGGATTTGAATCATCCGAAATATATGTGCTTATAGACGAAGGACACCGCTCACAATACGGTTCGTTCAACGTGAAAATGCAAAAGGTATTTCCAAACGCCTGTTTTATTGCATTTACCGGAACGCCATTGATGAAAAAGGAAAAGAGTACAGCCAGTAAATTTGGTGGAATTATAGATGTTTATTCTATTACCGATGCGGTTGAAGACGGAGCCGTTGTGCCTTTGCTGTATGAAGGTCGCCATAACCTGATTGAAGTAAACGAAAAGCCCTTAGATGCTTTCTTTGATAAAGTTTCAGAACCGCTCACCGACTATGGAAAAGCGAACCTAAAAAGAAAATACAGCTCCAAAAACGTACTGAATAAAGCCGACCAAGTAATATTTGCCCGTGCTTGGGACATTGCGGAACACTATACCCAAAACGTGCAGGGAATAACTTTTGGAAGTTTAAAGGCAAAAGGGCAATTAGTAGCCCCAAATAAAACCACAGCAATCAAATATAGAGAGTATTTAAAAGAAACAAAAAAAGTGAGCTGTGAGGTGCTTATTTCCGCACCGGATGTTCGTGAGAATTACGATGATGCGTTTGAAGAAAGTGAAGATTTGGTGTTGAAGTTTTGGAAAAGCATGATGGACAAATACAACAAGGCAGAAGCCTATGAGAAGTTCATTATAAATTCTTTCAAGAAACAGGAACATCCTGAAATTATCATTGTAGTTGATAAGCTTTTAACAGGTTTTGATGCTCCAAACAACTATGTGCTTTATTTAACACGCTCGCTTAGAGAACACACCTTGTTACAGGCGATAGCAAGGGTAAACCGATTGGCTCCAGGTAAGGAACATGGAGTAATTATTGATTACTACGGAAACCTTGAAAACCTTGATACTGCTCTTGAAACTTATTCAGGTGAAAACGATTATGACGAATCTGATCTTCAAGGTACAGTTACCAATATCAATGAGGAAATCGCCAAACTACCTCAAGCTCATTCTGAGGTATGGGATATTTTCAAAGGGATTACCAATAAATATGACGAGCCTGCTTACGAAGAATTGTTATCAGATGAAGCAACCCGACATTCTTTTTATGAAAAAGTATCTGTCTTTACTCGCTTGCTAAAATTGGCTTTGTCTAGCTATGAATTCTCTACAAAAACACCGGAAAGACAAATTATAAAATACAAGAAAGATGCAAAGTTCTTCCTTGCATTGAGAGTATCTGTTAAACGAAGATATTCGGATGATATTGACTACAAAGAGTATGAACCACAGGTTCAAAAACTCATTGATAAGCATATTACCACGGATGGTGATATACTTCGTTTGACTGAGTTGGTAAACATTTTTGATAAGGAAGAACGTGAGGCAGAAGTTGAGAAATTAACGAGTAAAGCTGCCAAAGCCGACCATATTGCAAGTAGAACTATTCGAGCCATCAATGTAAAAATGAATGAGGATCCAGTATTCTTTAAAAAACTATCCAAGTTGATTAAAGAAACAATAGAGGATTATCACCAACATAGAATTGATGAAGCTGAATACCTGAAAAAGGCAAAATCGTTAGAGGATCAGTTCCTAAATGGGCAGCGTGATAATGTTCCGGAGGAATTAAGAGGTAACGATACTGGTATTGCTTTCTACAATTTAATTGGAGAAATATTCGATGCAGAACTTGGAAACCAAAGCAATGTTGGGGCTGAAATGGCAAAAGGAATAGTAGATGTAATCAAGTCTATTGTTTACGAAAACAACAAGGTGATTGTCGATTGGCAAAACAAAACAGACATAGAAGGGCAAATAAAAATAGCCATTGATGATTATGTATTTGACTTGAAATCGAAATATGATATTGAGTTGTCTTTTGATAAAATTGACCAATTCGTTGAGGAAGGTCTGAGTGTTGCTAAAATAAAATTCGTGTAA